The Ziziphus jujuba cultivar Dongzao chromosome 3, ASM3175591v1 region TCTGTGCCAGCACTCTGTGATTCACACTCGGAAACCTGTCGTTTGTGATTAGCTGCTCAGAAAACAAAACAGCAAAACCAAATTATCAATTCAGAGCTACATAAAATCACAATTatggaaaatgttaaaaaagGGAATTTATTAGGATTTTCTTGCCTGTAATAGATCTCCAAGATTTATAACCAAAGCTCCATGAACAGGAGTGACATTGACCCATTGATTTTCATGGAGGACTTGGAGTCCACCAATTTGGTCTTGAAGAAGCACAGTGAGGAAGGTACCATCTGAATGGTTACTTGTACCCAATGTTAGCTCTGGTTCAGGGCATGGTGGATAATAATGACCCAGAAAAAAAAGACCCTCTGAACATCCAATGTCATTTAGGTAGTTGGGTGTGAGCCCAAGTACCTGTGATAAAAGTTGGAATAGAGTAGACCCTAATGCCATTACTTTGTCGGAGTAATCCAGTATAATTTCCCTGCAAATTTTCCATTGTTTGTTTGAGATTGGAATAGAGAAATATGACTTATTACAGGTCCTCTGTTTTGCCACTCTCTCAGTTCTctgtctctctttatttttaaatgtttggtctatttgaccaaaaaaaaaaaaaaaaaaattccttttgtCTACACCAAGCACCAGTGGATGAAACACCCTCCAGTCTCCACTCAATAACAGAATGATTTTAcacaaatattgaaaatatttattccaaaacatattttctataatttatatgtatctgtgtgtgtgtgtttttggaTAGAACAGGGGAAAACGCAGCCAAACTTGTATAATTCAGTAGGCCAAACAGACCAAACAGTAGACAAATATGTAGTGTGATGTTTTTTAATGTTGCATTTTTCGAATTTGTCACCAATCATTTGCTCTGCGGACTCTAaacaataaacaacaataataacaaactcCATTATGGTCACAGATCAAAAGCAGATTAAATTgttccaataataataataataataattacgaACTGGTTCAACAACATACCCACAGACTTCAGGCAAATCTTCAGGATTTGGAGCTCGAGGAGCCAAAACACAACTCAAAGTGTCCCTCCAATTTGTTGCTGGAGCTTGATACAAATCAAAATTGGTACTAAACCTGGCCCTTCTATTCGTAGAATCCCGAGAGTAAAACTCTTTCTTAAGCTCAGGATCTTGTTCATGGAATCTACGAATTCCATCAACCATCTTATCCAAAAGTTCCAGAGAAATTCCATGGTTGACCACCTGAAAAAAACCCCAATTTTCACATGCATATCCAACTTGGTCTATTACCCTTTTACGTGAAAATGGATCTTCATCTATGCCTTGCAAATCTATAACTGGGATGCTGAACTTTTGCTGATCATCACCATTACTGGGTTTGCTGAGATTTTGCTGGTCATGGATGAAAATTCTTGGGATTTTCACCAAACCAGCATCTACTAATCCTTTGACACCGGTTTTAGAGTCATCTAAAGCCTTTAGTTCACTTTGTCTGTCATAAATGGATTCACCGTCATGTTCAATGTGTTTAGAGCTTGTTActaccattttctttttctttctttctttcagtgGAGAAGATGAGGAATGGGAATTAGAAATTGTCTATTGGGGTATAAGATAAAggagagaaaagaaaaccaaaaaaggaaGATAATTACCTCAACCACAAAGACAAGCTTTATGATGTATTAGAGTTTGAAAACTTGTCGAAGACCATATGTGCCACGTCCTCCATGAAGCTGCCATATATACAAGCATTTCATGAAGTCATTTCATACAAGTAAACTTTGAATGGTGGGTTGGTAGCTGCTAATGTTGAAAACTAATGATTCCACAAAATAAAGATTAGTCTTTTGGCTTCTTATATGCACCAAATCCATTTAACTTAGACCCccggattttatttttttttttaaattgatctCACTCTATTTACTTTTAGGATTAAGTATCAAAAACAGGCCACAGTAGTTTGAACTTTTGAACTGATTCTCTTACATATCCTTCTTTTTAAACGTTTGttccattaaaatatattaacaaataaactaaaagacaatttttttttattcagataaaatctattctattaaaataaaaactgaataaaataattcataaattataaaaaaaaaaaaaaaaaaaaatatttaaagcttgcattaaaatattattgaaacaaATGGAACAAATGGGTATTTAGCGCCTATGCCTTCTCAATTTATTAAGGTTTTGCATTCTGTTCCTGATTTTTTTAGCAATATTTTTACACTTAGATCTTTTAACCattttttgtgtatattttagTAGTTTCGAGATACAGCACACTTATTCAATGTACATGAGCTTTTTGAGGTTGCAAATAAGTGTATTATATGCTCCAGACtactaaaaacaatacaaaaaatGGTTAAACGATTAAAgtgtaaaaaaattgaagagtgtcaaaaaaaacagaaaattggACACTAAAATGTAAAAGCTTGACATTTATAAGGCATAGGTGCTGAAAATCCAACCGCCCTTGGGCTTAGGATTACAAACATTCCTTGTGAGTAGTAATGGGTTGTTATCTTTTTGAGCCAGCCCAACAATTCGACCGCAATTTCTTGAGTTTTAAACTCGACACTTGACACTGTAAATTTTAGGTGAAAAATCGATGAAACGCACTGCGTCTAACTTCTAGTGACAAATTCTGTAATTTACAACACGCAAAATTTGTAAAccacaaaaatttttaattaacttttggaattaattttatagttaggaATATTTCTTAGATCGCTTACGACTCATAATTGCATAATTAACcagagtattaaaaaaaattatataccgaaAAAGTATCAAAAATagtaaaaagggaaaataaaattacttggtaaaagaacaaaacaaaaaggcaCCAAACAAATCTCAAAGATGGATTATTTATGTTTGTCCAACTTCATTGCTTGCGCAGTTCCCTTTTAACTCCTGCAGGATCACAACAACATGGCAAGATTATGTGGaggacaaattaaaattaaatttattaagatTCCATATGTAAGGGAATGGTCCTGcagggttttttttctttttccttttttttaatggaaggaATGGTACAGTGTCAGGAAAAGGAAATGCTACCAAACCATgtttattaaaatgtaaataagcATATATTATTGCATAATAATTCCACATAATGAAGTGCTTCACTCTGTACAAGTCCACATTAAGTAATTAATAgcacagcaaaaaaaaaaaaaaaaaaaaaaaaaccttggaaATAATAGGCTATTATAGGCCACACTTTTAAGGTCACATTCATTTCCAAAGAGCAACAGATATCATTCACTAACAGTCCAACAGCTTTGCCACTATTCATTTGGACAATAACCTTGGATTCAAATCCCCACAATTccgatatttaaaaaaaaaagaaatgacatataatataaacataaataaacttTGTAATGACAAATACATAGATTACTAATAAAATGGTACATAAGAAAGGTAAACAGAAACGTCAGTGTGAAGTACAATATCATCCGTATGTGCATTGTATAtaatgtgtataaatatataaaatatataaaacgtgAATATATATCTAGAGAGTTATAatcagtccgtctatggtgcggacggtcttcatgcggatcatagtattggtgacaatttttcatagtattggtgacgattttataaaaaaccgtcattaatattataaaaaactgtcactaatactgtgATTTTCATgcagaccgtcctcaccatagaatttccaaaattataatatgtttttatcaaacaaagagagagagagagagttataaTATGTTAACATAATAGGACCATGGCACATTTAAGTATAGAAAGTAACAATTTAAACATGGCAAGTTTAAGTATAGAAagtaacaatttaattaataaaattaaaaattaagaacctAATAAAGTGCAAGTGACATTTTTAATTCTTATCATATTCCAGTATAAAGTAGAAATTATGATCCCAACATATAGGCTAACGTTGATGATTGATAGAACAAGTGGGGATAAATTCAAAGTTTCTTGAAATGATCAAATGTAAAATGAGCAGCCCTATTCTGCTTCTTGGTGGAGTAATAGTGGTCGACAAAAATTTTTACAATAGTTTCTCACTTCTCATTAAATGGAATGCTTGATCAACTTCTTAGCAGGTAAGAAGCAACAAACCAAATCAAGCTATTAGATGATACAATTACTAt contains the following coding sequences:
- the LOC107422932 gene encoding 1-aminocyclopropane-1-carboxylate oxidase homolog 1-like; the protein is MVVTSSKHIEHDGESIYDRQSELKALDDSKTGVKGLVDAGLVKIPRIFIHDQQNLSKPSNGDDQQKFSIPVIDLQGIDEDPFSRKRVIDQVGYACENWGFFQVVNHGISLELLDKMVDGIRRFHEQDPELKKEFYSRDSTNRRARFSTNFDLYQAPATNWRDTLSCVLAPRAPNPEDLPEVCGEIILDYSDKVMALGSTLFQLLSQVLGLTPNYLNDIGCSEGLFFLGHYYPPCPEPELTLGTSNHSDGTFLTVLLQDQIGGLQVLHENQWVNVTPVHGALVINLGDLLQLITNDRFPSVNHRVLAQNVGSRVSVASFFRTQIPPENSSRLYGPIKELITKENPPIYRETTVKDFVQHYYTKGLNGVSALEYFKL